The window CTCTCCAAGCTCAATGCGGACCGTACGGACTATATTTTGCGGCCGTCTGCCATGTTCTACAAAGGAATTATCGAGTCGCAGCAATATGCCGCTCGGCTGCGTAATGAGGATATCGCTCCCGATCACGTGGAGGCCATCAAAGAGGCCTGGTAAGGCCCCGCCGACGGATTCTTACGACCGGAGAAATCGTCGGAAGCGATTCCTGTAGATCACCTCGGGTATTCGATGAGAACGCTTTGGAAAGGAGCCATCACCTTTGGACTCGTGTCGATCCCAGTGTCGCTCTATCCGGCGACCCGGCGGGAGGAGTTGCGGTTTCGCATGCTGCGGAGGGCAGACCTGAGTCCGGTGAGCTTCAAGCGAGTGGCCGAGAGTGATGGCAAGGAAGTCCCCTGGGACCAGATCGTCAAGGGATACGAGTACGAGAAGGGGAAGTTTGTCGTGCTCAAGGAGGAGGACTTTGCCCGGGTCGATGTCGAGGCGACTCAGACTGTTGACATCATGAATTTTGTCCGAATGGATGAGGTCGACCCGCTTCTTTTTTACAAGCCGTATTACCTGGAGGTGGGCAAGGGCGGTGACAAGGCCTATGTGCTCCTTCGGGAAGCCATGGAAAAATCGGGCAAGATTGCCATCGCAAAAGTCGTCATCCGGGTCAGGCAGCATCTGGCCGCGATCAAGCCGCAAAAGGATGGATTGATCCTGGAACTCATGCATTTTCCCGATGAGCTTACGGACATCTCAAAATTCGCCGAGCCGAAGGAGCGAAAGATTGCCGCTGCGGAGATGAAGATGGCGCAGCAACTCATCGATAGCATGAGCGCAAAATGGGATCCATCGGAATACGTCGATGACTATCGCACTGCGTTGGAAAAGATGATCGAGGAGAAGGTCGAGAAAGGCGACAGCGCGAAACCTCCAAAGGCCCGCCGCCGACATCCGAAGAATGTCATCGATTTGGTCTCGGTCCTGAAGAAAAGCATCGAGGAGACGAGCGCCGCAAAGACCGGGAAGAAGCGGACTGGAAAAGGGAAGCCGCGTCGCAAAGCTGCGTAGCCATGTCGCTGAAGACCTACCATAGTAAACGAAACAACCGAATAACCCCCGAGCCATGGAGGGATGGTGGGAATGCTTCAGGTAGAACATTTGTCGTGCAGAAACATGCGGCATCGCGGCTGCACTATGACTTCCGCCTGGAATTGGGGGGCGTCTTGAAATCATGGGCTCTGCCCAAAGGGCTTCCTTTCAAGCACGGCGAAAAGCATCTCGCTGTACACGTGGAGGATCATCCTCGGTCCTACGGTGATTTTGAGGGTTCGATCCCCAAAGGCCAGTACGGCGGAGGTACGGTGATGCTTTGGGACCGGGGAACCTACAAACCGCTGAGCCGGTCTCCGCTAAAGGATCTGGAAGCGGGAAAGCTCCATGTCGAGCTTCGTGGAGAGAAACTCTCAGGCGAATGGGCTCTAGTTCGGATGCGAGGGAAGGGCGACGACTGGCTGATAATTCGCAGTGACGAGGATTTGCGTCCGGTTTCCGCGCGCGCAAACGATTGTTCGGTGAAAACCGGTTTTACCATGAGGCAGCTCGAGCGCGGGGCGCCCACCAAAAAGCGGACGGCAACCGGGAGAGGCAGGGCGTCATCCGGGTCGAAAGGGGAATATCCTCCTTTCATTGAGGTGATGAAGGCTCTGACTGTCGAACACCCTCCGGCAGGCGACTGGTTTTACGAGATCAAGTTCGATGGCTGGCGAGCGCTGGCATTATGCGGACTTGAGAAGGTGAAAATCATGTCGAGGAACCACAAGGATATGACGGACCTTTTTCCGGATGTGGCCGACGCTCTCGAGAGTCAGGGCCTTGGCGACTCCATTCTGGATGGGGAAATCGTGGCGCTTGATTCGCAAGGAAGATCATCTTTTCAACTTCTCCAGGCTTATCGATTGGCTACCGAGAGCCCGGCGTTGTTCTATTATGTTTTCGACCTTCCGAGGTACAAGGGAAGGGACCTGCGAGATCGCCCCGTTGAGGTGCGCAAGGAGATGCTGCGGGAGATAATTCCCGGCGCTGGGGAGGTGGTTCGCTTCTCGGACTCGCTCGGGAGCAACTATCGCAAGCTGCGCAATCACGCCAAAGCACTCAACCTGGAAGGGTTGATCGGCAAGCGTGGCGGCTCTCTCTATGAAAGTGGTCGGAGGAGCGGCGCGTGGATCAAGATCAAAATCATTCATGAGCAGGAGCTGGTCATCGCGGGATATACCGACCCCCAGGGAAGCCGGAGCGGCTTTGGTGCGATCCTCCTGGGTTACTATAAACAAGGCAGGCTGATCTCGGCGGGCAAGGTGGGTACAGGCTTCAGCGACGCCTTGCTGGATTCCCTGTCTGCGCGCTTTCGTCGGATGTCGCGTGGGACGATGCCTTATGCCGATGCGAAGAATCTCACTCCGGCAGAGCTTCGGTCTGCACACTGGGTGAAGCCGGAGATGGTGGCTCAAGTTCGGTTCAAGGAGTGGACCAGCGATGGGCGTTTGCGGCAGCCTGTTTTTCTCGGGCTGCGGGAAGACAAGTCGCCGAGGGATGTTGTCCGGGAGGATCTCGGGTGATGGCCAAGGAAACCACACTCGAGATCGACGGCATGTCCGTCGGCGTAAGCCGCCTGGACAAGGTCTTTTATCCCAAGACCGGTTTTACCAAGGGCGATGTCATGGATTACTATATCCGTGTCTCACCGTTTCTGCTCCCGCATCTGAAAGACCGGCCCATCAGCTTGAAACGGTATCCGGATGGGGTGGAGGGGTTTTTCTTCTACGAAAAGAACTGCCCGGATTACCGGCCCAAGTGGGTGAAGACCATGAAGGTGGCAAAGTCGGACGGCAGTACCATTAGATATTGTTCGATGAACAATTTGCCCGCTCTCGTCTGGGCTGTGAATCTTGCCGACCTCGAGCTTCATACATTTCTTCATCGCTATCCGGCCCTGCATCGCCCGAGTTGTCTGGCGTTCGACCTGGATCCCGGGCCTCCGGCGGGGCTCATCCAGTGCGCCGAGGTGGCGCTTCTTCTTCGTCGGATATTCCAGCAGCTTGGAATGGAGGCTTTCGCGAAAACATCAGGCTCAAAAGGGATGCAGGTATATGTCCCGCTCAATACTTCCACGACCTATGGGAGAACAAAGGAGTTTGCCGAGGTGATGGCCAAGGTGCTCGCGGAGAAATTTCCAGATCAAATCACGGGCATGATGAGCAAGGCCAAGCGACCCGGAAAGATATTCGTCGACTGGAGCCAGAATGACGAAAAAAAGACAACCGTATGTGTGTACTCCCTCCGTGCAAAGGACCATCCCACCGTTTCCACACCGGTGACATGGAGGGAGGTCGAGTCGAGTGCCAGGAGGAAGAAGCCTCTTCAGTTTGAGACGGAGCAAGCCCTGGCGAGAGTCGCGAAGGCGGGAGATATCTTCGCACCTGTTCTCGCTCTCAAGCAAAAGCTTCCGTCGCTCGCGCGGCTGCGGGACTGTCTGGAGGAACTCTCGTAAAAGGCTTCGTCCTTGCAGCTTCAGGGCGCCAGCGCAGGGGTGCTATTCTTCGTGTCGGGAGTGACCTCCTGCTCGGAATAGAGCTTCCATTGGGCGGCAAATTCAGCGACCTCGGCTGCGTTCTTGCAGAGTAGTTTTTCCCTGATGTGAAGCCGATGCGTATCCACGGTCTTGGTGCTGAGTTTCAGCCAATCCGCGATGTCAGCGGAATTCAGGCCGTCTCCTAGAAGGTCGAATACCTCTCGTTCCCGGCGGGTCAGCTTCTGAAGGAGGAAATCCTGGCCCGCATCCAGGGCCTCTATGGCCTGAAAGATGATCCGATGCTTGATCTGATGGCTTAGGAACAACTCGCCTCGCATGATGGCGCTCATGCCCGTCAGGATCTCGTCCCCGGATTCTCCCTTCAGGATGTAGCCGCGTGCGCCGGCTTTCAAGGCTCGCACCGCGTAGATTACCTCGTCGTGTACAGTCAGTACGAGGATGGGGGTATGGGGGCGCTCTGCCTTCATCATTTTCAAAAGCTCCACTCCATTGT of the Terrimicrobium sacchariphilum genome contains:
- the ku gene encoding non-homologous end joining protein Ku — translated: MRTLWKGAITFGLVSIPVSLYPATRREELRFRMLRRADLSPVSFKRVAESDGKEVPWDQIVKGYEYEKGKFVVLKEEDFARVDVEATQTVDIMNFVRMDEVDPLLFYKPYYLEVGKGGDKAYVLLREAMEKSGKIAIAKVVIRVRQHLAAIKPQKDGLILELMHFPDELTDISKFAEPKERKIAAAEMKMAQQLIDSMSAKWDPSEYVDDYRTALEKMIEEKVEKGDSAKPPKARRRHPKNVIDLVSVLKKSIEETSAAKTGKKRTGKGKPRRKAA
- the ligD gene encoding non-homologous end-joining DNA ligase; its protein translation is MKALTVEHPPAGDWFYEIKFDGWRALALCGLEKVKIMSRNHKDMTDLFPDVADALESQGLGDSILDGEIVALDSQGRSSFQLLQAYRLATESPALFYYVFDLPRYKGRDLRDRPVEVRKEMLREIIPGAGEVVRFSDSLGSNYRKLRNHAKALNLEGLIGKRGGSLYESGRRSGAWIKIKIIHEQELVIAGYTDPQGSRSGFGAILLGYYKQGRLISAGKVGTGFSDALLDSLSARFRRMSRGTMPYADAKNLTPAELRSAHWVKPEMVAQVRFKEWTSDGRLRQPVFLGLREDKSPRDVVREDLG
- the ligD gene encoding non-homologous end-joining DNA ligase, yielding MAKETTLEIDGMSVGVSRLDKVFYPKTGFTKGDVMDYYIRVSPFLLPHLKDRPISLKRYPDGVEGFFFYEKNCPDYRPKWVKTMKVAKSDGSTIRYCSMNNLPALVWAVNLADLELHTFLHRYPALHRPSCLAFDLDPGPPAGLIQCAEVALLLRRIFQQLGMEAFAKTSGSKGMQVYVPLNTSTTYGRTKEFAEVMAKVLAEKFPDQITGMMSKAKRPGKIFVDWSQNDEKKTTVCVYSLRAKDHPTVSTPVTWREVESSARRKKPLQFETEQALARVAKAGDIFAPVLALKQKLPSLARLRDCLEELS
- a CDS encoding response regulator, with product MSAEIRTRYGVLVVDDHPLFRKGIISIIDESEHFEVIGDAGDGKDGLTHMRQKNPDLIILDISMPGHNGVELLKMMKAERPHTPILVLTVHDEVIYAVRALKAGARGYILKGESGDEILTGMSAIMRGELFLSHQIKHRIIFQAIEALDAGQDFLLQKLTRREREVFDLLGDGLNSADIADWLKLSTKTVDTHRLHIREKLLCKNAAEVAEFAAQWKLYSEQEVTPDTKNSTPALAP